One stretch of Prinia subflava isolate CZ2003 ecotype Zambia chromosome 7, Cam_Psub_1.2, whole genome shotgun sequence DNA includes these proteins:
- the KIAA0232 gene encoding uncharacterized protein KIAA0232 homolog isoform X4, with amino-acid sequence MRPICTVVVDGLPSESSSSSYPGPVSVSEMSLLHALGPVQTWLGQELEKCGIDAMIYTRYVLSLLLHDSYDYDLQEQENDIFLGWEKGAYKKWGKSKKKCSDLTLEEMKKQAAVQCLRSASDESSGIETLVEELCSKLKDLQSKQEEKIHKKLEGSLTPEADLSPTAKDQVEMYYEAFPPLSEKPVCLQEIMTVWNKSKVCSYSSSSSSSTVPPTSTDTSSPKDCNSESEVTKDRSSKVSATVQERSQQKKSKNEKENKFSNNTVEEKPVLYKKQVRHKPEGKMRPRSWSSGSSEAGSSSSGNQGEYKASMKCIKVRHKTREVRSKKGRNGQSRLSVKSGEKVDRKVHSGSSSSSSSGSIKQLCKRGKRPLKEIGRKEAGGSDGKDLYLDSRNEKEYKEEPLWYTEPITEYFVPLSRKSKLETTYRNREDICGVTSEAVEELSESVHGLCISNNNTHKTYLAAGTFIDGHFVEMPAVLNEDIDLAGTSICSQPEDDKYLDDVHLSELTHFYEVDIDQSMLDPGASDTMQGESRILNMIRQKSKEKTDFEAECCIVLDGMELQGESAIWTDSTSSVGAEGWFLQDLSNLAQFWECCSSSSSGDADGESFGGDSPIRFSPILDSTMLNSHMLAGNQELFSDINEGSGINSCFSVFEVQCSNSVLPFSFETLNLGNENADSSSTANILGKTQSRLLIWTKNSAFDENEHCSNLSTRTCSPWSHSEETRSDNETINIPYEESTQFNAEDINYVVPRVSSNYVDEEILDFLPEETCQQQARSLGEMPTLIFKKKSKLESVCGIQLEQKAESKDYETTQGCRESSPHGDGYSSGVIKDIWTNMTDRNSAAMVEIEGIEDELFSTDVNNYCCCLDTEAKVETLQEPNKAVQRSEYHLWEGQKENVEKRSFVSNDLSKVDGGDYTTPSKPWDVNQDKENSFILGGVYGELKTFNSDGEWAVVPPGHSKGSLLQCAASDVVTIAGTDVFMTPGNSFAPGHRQLWRPFVSFEQNEQSKSGDNGLNKGFSFIFHEDLLGACGNFQVEEPGLEYSFSSFDLNNPFSQVLHVECSFEPEGIASFSPSFKPKSILCSDSDSEVLHPRICGVDRTQYRAIRISPRTHFRPISASELSPGGGSESEFESEKDEGGIAVPPQVDVFEDPQADLKPLEEDAEKEGHYYGKSELESGKFLPRLKKSGMEKSAQTSLDSQEESAGMLPVGNQDPCLECSMKESLEGRAVESSKVNCRIVEPREETGRFCSCKAGCHFPAYEDNPVSSGEHEERMSGSQEKQCWWEKALYSPLFPASQCEECYTNAKGENGVGELADVKEVSNDDEHLLDFNMVSSVYEARCADDINAEAKPNGFRKKIYSSDSSSSEDTASEGGSEWVDPSICQCGAEVQKVTPKIINHWGDVWIVVNFVNENVVLLQMKAFM; translated from the exons AGCTCCGGGATTGAAACGTTAGTGGAGGAGCTTTGCTCCAAACTGAAAGACCTTCAGAGTAAGcaag aggAGAAGATTCACAAAAAGTTAGAAGGCTCTTTGACTCCTGAGGCTGATCTATCTCCCACAGCAAAGGATCAAGTAGAAat gtaCTATGAagcatttcctcctctttctgaAAAGCCAGTTTGCCTGCAGGAAATTATGACTGTATGGAATAAATCCAAAGTATGCTCTTACTCTAGCTCCTCATCTTCATCCACTGTTCCACCAACTAGCACGGATACATCTTCTCCAAAGGACTGCAATAGCGAAAGTGAAGTAACTAAAGACAGAAGTAGTAAAGTGTCTGCCACTGTACAGGAAAGAAGCCAGCAGAAGAAGAGTAAAAAcgagaaagaaaacaagtttaGTAACAACACTGTTGAAGAGAAGCCCGTTTTGTACAAAAAGCAAGTCCGGCATAAGCCTGAAGGAAAGATGCGTCCCCGCTCCTGGTCATCCGGGTCCAGTGAGGCTGGCTCAAGTTCTAGTGGTAATCAAGGTGAATACAAGGCATCCATGAAATGTATTAAAGTGAGACACAAAACAAGAGAGGTTAGGAGTAAAAAAGGGCGTAatgggcagagcaggctgtCAGTGAAATCCGGTGAAAAGGTTGATAGAAAAGTCCACAGcggaagcagcagcagcagcagcagcgggtCCATCAAACAACTGTGCAAAAGAGGTAAAAGGCCATTAAAAGAAATTGGAAGAAAAGAAGCTGGCGGTAGCGATGGAAAAGATTTGTATTTagacagcagaaatgaaaaggaatatAAAGAAGAGCCCTTGTGGTATACTGAGCCGATTACGGAGTACTTTGTTCCTCTTAGCAGAAAAAGCAAGCTGGAGACTACGTACCGCAACAGAGAAGATATATGTGGAGTAACATCAGAGGCTGTAGAAGAGTTGTCTGAATCAGTGCATGGTCTTTGTATTAGCAACAATAATACTCATAAAACATACCTCGCAGCAGGTACTTTCATCGATGGTCACTTTGTAGAAATGCCTGCAGTTCTAAATGAGGATATTGACCTCGCTGGGACCTCAATATGTTCTCAACCAGAGGACGACAAGTATTTAGATGATGTTCATCTATCAGAACTAACACACTTCTATGAAGTGGATATTGATCAATCCATGTTGGATCCTGGTGCCTCAGATACGATGCAAGGGGAGAGTCGGATTTTAAATATGATTCGACAGAAGAGTAAAGAAAAAACTGATTTTGAGGCAGAATGTTGCATAGTGTTAGATGGAATGGAGTTGCAAGGGGAAAGTGCAATATGGACTGATTCGACCAGCTCTGTTGGTGCTGAAGGGTGGTTCTTGCAAGATCTTAGTAATTTAGCTCAATTTTGGGAGTGCTGTTCATCTTCTAGTTCTGGTGATGCAGATGGGGAAAGTTTTGGAGGAGATTCTCCGATCAGATTCTCCCCCATCCTAGACAGCACAATGCTTAATTCACACATGCTTGCTGGCAATCAAGAGCTCTTTTCAGATATTAATGAAGGGTCTGGTATAAActcttgtttttcagtgtttgaagTGCAATGCAGTAACTCTGTTTtaccattttcttttgaaacacTCAACTtgggaaatgaaaatgcagattCTAGTAGCACTGCTAATATTCTTGGGAAAACACAGTCTAGGTTGCTAATATGGACCAAAAATAGTGCCTTTGATGAAAATGAACACTGTTCTAATCTTTCAACAAGAACCTGTAGTCCATGGTCACACTCGGAAGAAACACGTTCAGACAATGAGACTATAAATATTCCATATGAAGAATCCACGCAATTTAATGCAGAAGATATTAATTATGTAGTTCCTAGAGTGTCTTCGAATTATGTAGATGAAGAAATTCTAGATTTTCTGCCAGAAGAAACCTGCCAGCAACAAGCTAGAAGTTTAGGAGAAATGCCCACTTtgattttcaaaaagaaatctAAGCTAGAATCTGTCTGTGGTATTCAGCtagaacaaaaagcagaaagtaaaGACTATGAAACTACACAAGGGTGTAGGGAAAGCAGTCCACATGGAGATGGCTACAGCTCAGGGGTTATTAAAGATATTTGGACAAATATGACAGACAGAAATTCTGCAGCGATGGTAGAAATAGAAGGAATAGAAGATGAATTGTTTTCAACTGATGTAAATAACTATTGCTGCTGTTTGGATACAGAAGCAAAAGTTGAAACCCTTCAGGAACCCAATAAAGCAGTGCAAAGATCAGAGTACCACCTTTGGGAAGGTCAAAAGGAGAATGTAGAGAAGAGATCCTTTGTCTCAAATGATTTATCAAAAGTAGATGGTGGTGACTATACCACACCATCAAAACCCTGGGATGTTAACCAGGATAAAGAAAACTCATTTATACTTGGTGGTGTATATGGGGAGCTCAAAACATTTAACAGTGATGGAGAATGGGCAGTGGTGCCACCCGGTCACTCAAAGGGGAGCTTACTGCAGTGTGCAGCTTCCGATGTGGTGACAATAGCTGGCACAGATGTTTTTATGACTCCAGGTAATAGCTTTGCCCCTGGCCACAGGCAGTTATGGAGGCCCTTTGTATCATTTGAACAGAACGAGCAATCAAAGAGTGGAGATAACGGATTAAAtaagggtttttcttttatcttccaTGAAGACTTACTGGGAGCTTGTGGTAACTTTCAAGTCGAAGAACCAGGGCTTGAATACTCATTCTCTTCCTTTGACCTGAACAATCCATTTTCACAAGTTCTTCATGTAGAGTGTTCATTTGAGCCAGAAGGAATTGCATCCTTCAGCCCTAGTTTTAAGCCTAAGTCGATCCTGTGCTCTGATTCAGACAGTGAGGTTTTACACCCCAGGATATGCGGTGTTGATCGAACGCAGTACAGGGCCATACGGATTTCTCCGAGGACTCACTTTCGCCCAATTTCTGCATCTGAACTTTCTCCAGGTGGTGGAAGCGAGTCAGAATTTGAGTCAGAAAAAGATGAGGGAGGTATTGCTGTCCCTCCTCAAGTAGATGTATTTGAGGATCCACAAGCAGATCTCAAACCTCTGGAAgaagatgcagaaaaagaagggCATTATTATGGAAAATCGGAGCTTGAATCgggaaaattccttcccagATTAAAAAAGTCTGGAATGGAGAAGAGTGCACAGACATCATTGGATTCCCAAGAAGAGTCGGCCGGGATGTTGCCAGTAGGAAACCAAGATCCCTGTTTAGAATGCAGTATGAAGGAATCTCTAGAAGGGAGAGCGGTGGAGAGCTCTAAAGTAAACTGCAGAATAGTGGAGCCACGTGAGGAGACGGGCAGGTTTTGCAGTTGTAAAGCAGGGTGTCATTTCCCCGCATACGAGGATAATCCTGTTTCTTCAGGAGAGCATGAAGAG AGAATGAGTGGCAGCCAGGAAAAGCAATGCTGGTGGGAAAAGGCGCTCTAttctcccctttttcctgcATCACAGTGTGAAG AGTGCTATACAAATGCCAAGGGAGAGAATGGTGTAGGAGAACTTGCAGATGTAAAGGAAGTATCCAATGATGATGAACATCTTTTAGATTTTAATATG GTGTCTTCTGTTTATGAAGCAAGATGTGCAGATGATATAAATGCTGAGGCAAAACCAAATGGCTTCAGGAAGAAGATCTACTCCAGTGATAGCTCCAGCTCTGAAGACACAGCTTCAGAAGGTGGAAGCGAATGGGTTGATCCGT CGATTTGCCAATGTGGGGCAGAAGTTCAAAAAGTAAcaccaaaaataataaaccacTGGGGTGATGTGTGGATTGTTGTGAATTTTGTTAATGAGAATGTTGTCTTGTTGCAGATGAAGGCATTCATGTAA
- the KIAA0232 gene encoding uncharacterized protein KIAA0232 homolog isoform X3: MKKQAAVQCLRSASDESSGIETLVEELCSKLKDLQSKQEEKIHKKLEGSLTPEADLSPTAKDQVEMYYEAFPPLSEKPVCLQEIMTVWNKSKVCSYSSSSSSSTVPPTSTDTSSPKDCNSESEVTKDRSSKVSATVQERSQQKKSKNEKENKFSNNTVEEKPVLYKKQVRHKPEGKMRPRSWSSGSSEAGSSSSGNQGEYKASMKCIKVRHKTREVRSKKGRNGQSRLSVKSGEKVDRKVHSGSSSSSSSGSIKQLCKRGKRPLKEIGRKEAGGSDGKDLYLDSRNEKEYKEEPLWYTEPITEYFVPLSRKSKLETTYRNREDICGVTSEAVEELSESVHGLCISNNNTHKTYLAAGTFIDGHFVEMPAVLNEDIDLAGTSICSQPEDDKYLDDVHLSELTHFYEVDIDQSMLDPGASDTMQGESRILNMIRQKSKEKTDFEAECCIVLDGMELQGESAIWTDSTSSVGAEGWFLQDLSNLAQFWECCSSSSSGDADGESFGGDSPIRFSPILDSTMLNSHMLAGNQELFSDINEGSGINSCFSVFEVQCSNSVLPFSFETLNLGNENADSSSTANILGKTQSRLLIWTKNSAFDENEHCSNLSTRTCSPWSHSEETRSDNETINIPYEESTQFNAEDINYVVPRVSSNYVDEEILDFLPEETCQQQARSLGEMPTLIFKKKSKLESVCGIQLEQKAESKDYETTQGCRESSPHGDGYSSGVIKDIWTNMTDRNSAAMVEIEGIEDELFSTDVNNYCCCLDTEAKVETLQEPNKAVQRSEYHLWEGQKENVEKRSFVSNDLSKVDGGDYTTPSKPWDVNQDKENSFILGGVYGELKTFNSDGEWAVVPPGHSKGSLLQCAASDVVTIAGTDVFMTPGNSFAPGHRQLWRPFVSFEQNEQSKSGDNGLNKGFSFIFHEDLLGACGNFQVEEPGLEYSFSSFDLNNPFSQVLHVECSFEPEGIASFSPSFKPKSILCSDSDSEVLHPRICGVDRTQYRAIRISPRTHFRPISASELSPGGGSESEFESEKDEGGIAVPPQVDVFEDPQADLKPLEEDAEKEGHYYGKSELESGKFLPRLKKSGMEKSAQTSLDSQEESAGMLPVGNQDPCLECSMKESLEGRAVESSKVNCRIVEPREETGRFCSCKAGCHFPAYEDNPVSSGEHEERMSGSQEKQCWWEKALYSPLFPASQCEECYTNAKGENGVGELADVKEVSNDDEHLLDFNMVSSVYEARCADDINAEAKPNGFRKKIYSSDSSSSEDTASEGGSEWVDPCEEELFSRTQL, encoded by the exons AGCTCCGGGATTGAAACGTTAGTGGAGGAGCTTTGCTCCAAACTGAAAGACCTTCAGAGTAAGcaag aggAGAAGATTCACAAAAAGTTAGAAGGCTCTTTGACTCCTGAGGCTGATCTATCTCCCACAGCAAAGGATCAAGTAGAAat gtaCTATGAagcatttcctcctctttctgaAAAGCCAGTTTGCCTGCAGGAAATTATGACTGTATGGAATAAATCCAAAGTATGCTCTTACTCTAGCTCCTCATCTTCATCCACTGTTCCACCAACTAGCACGGATACATCTTCTCCAAAGGACTGCAATAGCGAAAGTGAAGTAACTAAAGACAGAAGTAGTAAAGTGTCTGCCACTGTACAGGAAAGAAGCCAGCAGAAGAAGAGTAAAAAcgagaaagaaaacaagtttaGTAACAACACTGTTGAAGAGAAGCCCGTTTTGTACAAAAAGCAAGTCCGGCATAAGCCTGAAGGAAAGATGCGTCCCCGCTCCTGGTCATCCGGGTCCAGTGAGGCTGGCTCAAGTTCTAGTGGTAATCAAGGTGAATACAAGGCATCCATGAAATGTATTAAAGTGAGACACAAAACAAGAGAGGTTAGGAGTAAAAAAGGGCGTAatgggcagagcaggctgtCAGTGAAATCCGGTGAAAAGGTTGATAGAAAAGTCCACAGcggaagcagcagcagcagcagcagcgggtCCATCAAACAACTGTGCAAAAGAGGTAAAAGGCCATTAAAAGAAATTGGAAGAAAAGAAGCTGGCGGTAGCGATGGAAAAGATTTGTATTTagacagcagaaatgaaaaggaatatAAAGAAGAGCCCTTGTGGTATACTGAGCCGATTACGGAGTACTTTGTTCCTCTTAGCAGAAAAAGCAAGCTGGAGACTACGTACCGCAACAGAGAAGATATATGTGGAGTAACATCAGAGGCTGTAGAAGAGTTGTCTGAATCAGTGCATGGTCTTTGTATTAGCAACAATAATACTCATAAAACATACCTCGCAGCAGGTACTTTCATCGATGGTCACTTTGTAGAAATGCCTGCAGTTCTAAATGAGGATATTGACCTCGCTGGGACCTCAATATGTTCTCAACCAGAGGACGACAAGTATTTAGATGATGTTCATCTATCAGAACTAACACACTTCTATGAAGTGGATATTGATCAATCCATGTTGGATCCTGGTGCCTCAGATACGATGCAAGGGGAGAGTCGGATTTTAAATATGATTCGACAGAAGAGTAAAGAAAAAACTGATTTTGAGGCAGAATGTTGCATAGTGTTAGATGGAATGGAGTTGCAAGGGGAAAGTGCAATATGGACTGATTCGACCAGCTCTGTTGGTGCTGAAGGGTGGTTCTTGCAAGATCTTAGTAATTTAGCTCAATTTTGGGAGTGCTGTTCATCTTCTAGTTCTGGTGATGCAGATGGGGAAAGTTTTGGAGGAGATTCTCCGATCAGATTCTCCCCCATCCTAGACAGCACAATGCTTAATTCACACATGCTTGCTGGCAATCAAGAGCTCTTTTCAGATATTAATGAAGGGTCTGGTATAAActcttgtttttcagtgtttgaagTGCAATGCAGTAACTCTGTTTtaccattttcttttgaaacacTCAACTtgggaaatgaaaatgcagattCTAGTAGCACTGCTAATATTCTTGGGAAAACACAGTCTAGGTTGCTAATATGGACCAAAAATAGTGCCTTTGATGAAAATGAACACTGTTCTAATCTTTCAACAAGAACCTGTAGTCCATGGTCACACTCGGAAGAAACACGTTCAGACAATGAGACTATAAATATTCCATATGAAGAATCCACGCAATTTAATGCAGAAGATATTAATTATGTAGTTCCTAGAGTGTCTTCGAATTATGTAGATGAAGAAATTCTAGATTTTCTGCCAGAAGAAACCTGCCAGCAACAAGCTAGAAGTTTAGGAGAAATGCCCACTTtgattttcaaaaagaaatctAAGCTAGAATCTGTCTGTGGTATTCAGCtagaacaaaaagcagaaagtaaaGACTATGAAACTACACAAGGGTGTAGGGAAAGCAGTCCACATGGAGATGGCTACAGCTCAGGGGTTATTAAAGATATTTGGACAAATATGACAGACAGAAATTCTGCAGCGATGGTAGAAATAGAAGGAATAGAAGATGAATTGTTTTCAACTGATGTAAATAACTATTGCTGCTGTTTGGATACAGAAGCAAAAGTTGAAACCCTTCAGGAACCCAATAAAGCAGTGCAAAGATCAGAGTACCACCTTTGGGAAGGTCAAAAGGAGAATGTAGAGAAGAGATCCTTTGTCTCAAATGATTTATCAAAAGTAGATGGTGGTGACTATACCACACCATCAAAACCCTGGGATGTTAACCAGGATAAAGAAAACTCATTTATACTTGGTGGTGTATATGGGGAGCTCAAAACATTTAACAGTGATGGAGAATGGGCAGTGGTGCCACCCGGTCACTCAAAGGGGAGCTTACTGCAGTGTGCAGCTTCCGATGTGGTGACAATAGCTGGCACAGATGTTTTTATGACTCCAGGTAATAGCTTTGCCCCTGGCCACAGGCAGTTATGGAGGCCCTTTGTATCATTTGAACAGAACGAGCAATCAAAGAGTGGAGATAACGGATTAAAtaagggtttttcttttatcttccaTGAAGACTTACTGGGAGCTTGTGGTAACTTTCAAGTCGAAGAACCAGGGCTTGAATACTCATTCTCTTCCTTTGACCTGAACAATCCATTTTCACAAGTTCTTCATGTAGAGTGTTCATTTGAGCCAGAAGGAATTGCATCCTTCAGCCCTAGTTTTAAGCCTAAGTCGATCCTGTGCTCTGATTCAGACAGTGAGGTTTTACACCCCAGGATATGCGGTGTTGATCGAACGCAGTACAGGGCCATACGGATTTCTCCGAGGACTCACTTTCGCCCAATTTCTGCATCTGAACTTTCTCCAGGTGGTGGAAGCGAGTCAGAATTTGAGTCAGAAAAAGATGAGGGAGGTATTGCTGTCCCTCCTCAAGTAGATGTATTTGAGGATCCACAAGCAGATCTCAAACCTCTGGAAgaagatgcagaaaaagaagggCATTATTATGGAAAATCGGAGCTTGAATCgggaaaattccttcccagATTAAAAAAGTCTGGAATGGAGAAGAGTGCACAGACATCATTGGATTCCCAAGAAGAGTCGGCCGGGATGTTGCCAGTAGGAAACCAAGATCCCTGTTTAGAATGCAGTATGAAGGAATCTCTAGAAGGGAGAGCGGTGGAGAGCTCTAAAGTAAACTGCAGAATAGTGGAGCCACGTGAGGAGACGGGCAGGTTTTGCAGTTGTAAAGCAGGGTGTCATTTCCCCGCATACGAGGATAATCCTGTTTCTTCAGGAGAGCATGAAGAG AGAATGAGTGGCAGCCAGGAAAAGCAATGCTGGTGGGAAAAGGCGCTCTAttctcccctttttcctgcATCACAGTGTGAAG AGTGCTATACAAATGCCAAGGGAGAGAATGGTGTAGGAGAACTTGCAGATGTAAAGGAAGTATCCAATGATGATGAACATCTTTTAGATTTTAATATG GTGTCTTCTGTTTATGAAGCAAGATGTGCAGATGATATAAATGCTGAGGCAAAACCAAATGGCTTCAGGAAGAAGATCTACTCCAGTGATAGCTCCAGCTCTGAAGACACAGCTTCAGAAGGTGGAAGCGAATGGGTTGATCCGTGTGAGGAGGAGCTTTTTTCTCGAACTCAACTGTAA